A window from Vicugna pacos unplaced genomic scaffold, VicPac4 scaffold_203, whole genome shotgun sequence encodes these proteins:
- the LOC140695409 gene encoding uncharacterized protein → MSTGPGWERWRVLSEAHPASFRVTSHPRPQTQGGLEPHTAERLQTCRCPVTGPLCTLWRPPPRSSSFCPAGSALVPPHPHPGPALLQEHPRQAAQPHALRSAHLVGAALPLSSPHHRLSNRLLSRPPPPVLQSASSGHGILPSRVDRACTILGLHTTGPAHSWTCALLDLRTPGPAGTWACTLPGPFRIVSAHFWACTLLDLRTPGPARTLACTLLYLLTLVTAYSWACTTLGLLSPGPAPVRPALSWSCTLLGLTYRTPAQSWICTLLDLLPPVPSPFWDCTLVRLHTPVPDTPGPARSSACTLLLSAHSWASPILRLHSPGSAHFWACSLLCHHTSGTAHLCACTLLCLTHLGPYAPGPVHSWASPGLGLNTNGPAHSWDCTLLGQHTPLSAHSWACTTQSLHTPGLNTPVPVHSCACSLPCLHIPGPVQSWVCTLFGLHTPGNVPSWACTLLCLHTPRPAHSWACTSQSLHTPGPLHSWASTLEYLLYPVFAHP, encoded by the exons atgagcactgggcctgggtgggagagatggcgggtgctgtccgaagcgcacccggcctccttccgagtcacatcacacccacgtccccagacccagggaggcctggagccccacacagcagagcgcctccaaacctgcagatgcccagtgaccggtccactgtgcaccctctggcgccctcctccccgctcctcctccttctgccccgctggctcagccctggtcccaccacatcctcacccagggccagcactgctgcaggaacaccctcggcaggccgcccagcctcacgccctcaggtccgcacacctggttggtgcagctctgcccctttccagccctcaccaccgactctccaaccgcctgctctcccgccctccgcccccagtcctacagagcgcctcctctggtcacggcatcctgccctccagggtcgacagggcctgcacaatcctgggcctgcacacaactgggcctgcacactcctggacctgcgcactcctggacctacgcacacctgggcctgcaggaacctgggcctgtacactcccgggcccgtTCCGTATtgtatctgcacacttctgggcctgcacgctcctggacctgcgcacacctgggcctgcacgaactttggcctgtacactcctgtatctgctcactcttgtgactgcatactcctgggcctgtacaaccctgggccttctctctcctgggcctgccccagttcggccggcactctcctggagctgcacactcctgggcctgacctatcgtacgcctgcacagtcctggatctgcacacttctggacctgctccctcctgtgccatcacccttctgggactgcacacttgtgcgcctgcacacccctgtgcctgacacacctgggcctgcacgctcctcggcctgcacactcctcttgtctgcacactcctgggcctcacctatcctacgcctgcacagtcctggatctgcacacttctgggcctgctccctcctgtgccatcacacttctgggactgcacacttgtgcgcctgcacactcctgtgcctgacacacctgggcccgtacgctcctgggcctgtacactcctgggccagccctggcctgggcctgaatactaatgggcctgcacactcctgggactgtaccctcctgggccagcacactcctctgtctgcacactcctgggcctgcacaacccagagcctgcacacacctgggctgaacactcctgtgccagtacactcgtgtgcctgctccctcccgtgtctgcacattcctgggcctgtacagtcctgggtctgcacactctttggc ctgcacactcctggaaatgtaccatcctgggcctgcacactcctctgtctgcacactcctaggcctgcacactcctgggcctgcacatcccagagcctgcacacacctgggcctctacactcctgggccagtacactcgagtaccTGCTCTACCCCGTGTTTGCACacccctga